TTTACAATAAATTCGCTTATGATTTGATTGGGCGTACGTTGAGCCACTTCCTTGACAACTGCACTCAAATATCGAATCGAAATCGACAATGCATCAGCATAAAACTGTACGTTTTTCGCCTGTAAATAGTGATCCGAAACTAAATTGACAAAATCATACGCCAATTTTTGTTGTCTACTTAAATGTGCTAATTGTTCTTCATGCAACGGAGCGACGATTCCTACTAAATGATACAGCAGAATATTGAAATAACTCTGAATAATTTGCTCTGCATAGGTTGTCGTTTGAAAGTGTTGGGTATAATAATCCATCAAGGTAAGATTCTCCCAAAAGACAGCAAATTCAGGAGCTGAAATCGTAAAGATGCGTTTCAACTGATTCTTTAGGTCTTTGTACACTTTGACTTTATTGAGTTGGAACGTACTATTTTCAACAAAAGCCCGATCATAGCCCAACAGTCGCAATTCCGTATGCGGATCTATGGCTAGAATTTCATATACATATTTGGTATTGATAAGGAGAAACGAATAACCGACAATTTCAATTTCATTAATTTGCTCCTTCATTCGGATACGCCCTTTCAGCACAAACAAAATAGAAGAACGCTTTGGGCGATAAGGCCTTCCTGAAGCTGCAGTTTCAAAAATGGTATCTTCGTCATAAATACGAAGTGCTTCATAGATTTTCGGTTCAGGTATAGACATTTCGGCCATGCTTTCAATCTTATGGGGTACAAATTACAAAATGCTAGGCTATAATTAGACAAAAGGACGACAATATTCTTGACCTGCTCCAAAACATACAATTTTCAAATAAAATCAGAAAAAAACACGGGTATTTCATACAATATTCAAATTTACTCGATGTTATCAAGCTTTATCTGCTCAACTCGGCATGTTTTTTGAGTTACTATAAAAAGGTAAGCAGGCTTGCTAGAGGTTATTAGAGAAAGATTTGGTTTAGTTTATTGTAATCGTATAATTACACGTTTTTCGTTAGTTAAAAACTAAATTCTCCTTTCACAATAACCAAACTAGAAGTTAGCATACGTTTGTTTTTTTTTGTTTTGAACTACTATTTGTCCTGCTTTTTGACGTTTGTTATACAGAGATTGAATTATTCATATATCCTTAAGGTAGCAAATAGTAGTTCTTTTTTTCTTCCTATTTTTTCCTTGTTGTAAACTTAAACTACAGACGATTTTTTTTACTGCCTAACTACCAAAGAAAAGGCCCAAAGCCTCTCTAGTCTCCCCCTTCTATTTTATCTTATTCTAAATAGCTGACTACATGATGAACAACTCAATGAAAGAGGGAATAATCAGTTATCTTTGCATGCTTTTGCTGATGGGTTACATCAGTTCATCACAAAAAAGCTCAACCTATTTATTTGTCAATTATGGAAGCAACTTCAACAGTGCCTTTTTCAAGGTATGAGAAATTTGTCATCTTTATACTCGCTATTACACAGTTTACCGTTATTCTAGACTTTATGGTTATGGCTCCTCTAGGGGATTTACTACTCAAAAGTTTGGCTATGGATACGCAAGATTTCGGTATTGCAGTATCCGCTTATGCCTTTAGTGCGGGTGCCTCTGGTCTATTAACAGCGGGATTTGCGGATAAATTTGACCGCAAAAAGTTATTGCTGTTTTTCTATATCGGTTTTATTGTAGGAACTTTATTCTGCGGTTTGGCCTATTCTTATGAAACATTGGTTGCGGCTCGAATCTTTACAGGGCTCTTTGGTGGGGTGATTGGCTCTATCTCTATGGCCATTATTACAGATATTTTTAGCTTACAACAACGTGGACGTGTTATGGGATTCATCCAAATGGGATTTGGAGCTAGTCAGGTATTGGGAATTCCTATAGGGCTATATATTGCCAATAAATGGGTTTGGGAAGCGCCATTCTTTTTAATTGTTGTGCTCTCCATTCTCATCGCTCTCCTTATTGGGTTCTACCTCCGTCCAGTTAATGCGCACCTAGCTTTGCAACAGGATCATAAGCCATTAACTCACTTATGGAATACCCTAAAGAATAAAGAATATCGCATCGGTTTTGTCGCAACTACATTTTTATCAGTCGGCGGTTTTATGATGATGCCTTTCGGAACGATATTCGCAGTCAATAACTTAGGGGTTCACCCGGATCAACTGCCTTTGCTATTTATGGTTTCTGGGGTTACTTCCCTTGTTTTCATGCCATTCATTGGAAAGTTGAGCGATAGAATGAATAAATACTTATTATTCAGCATCGCTTCTATTTGGTTGATGCTGGTATGTGTGGTCTATACGAATATGGCACAAATTCCACTTTGGTTGGTTATGGTGATCAATATCTTCATGATGTTTGGTATTATGAGTCGTATGGTGCCTTCTTCTGCGTTAACTAGTGCTGTTCCAGAAGGAAAAGATCGCGGTGCTTTTATGAGTATCAACGCGTCTATTCAGCAAATTGCAGGTGGAATCGCCGCTGCTATTGCAGGCTTAATCGTATACCAAGATCATAAAAATAGCCCGTTAATGAATTATGATATCGTGGGTTATGTTGTTGTGGGGGTGTCTTGTTTGAGTATTGTGTTGATGTATCGCGTTAATCAATTGATTAAAACGAAAAGGTGAGGTTTGCTTTTCGTGAGGTTTGCTCTTCGTGAGGTTTGTGTTTTGTGAGGTTGTAAGGCGATGAGGGGGTGAGATTTGTGATTTGTGATTTGTGGGGAGGCTTTTTTGTGCTATTTATTGATTAAAGAAGAATTTCCCTTCTCCCCCTTTCCTCTATTCCTTTTTCTATCTATTAACTCTTAAAAAGATATCTTTCTTGCCATTTTGGTCAAATCGATAAACAATAATTTCACTTGAATTTGCTTCTTTAGCGATAATATCTCCTTTTGTTATTGTTGTTGGTGAAGGGAACGTATAGCTCGTAAATTTATTTCCTTCTGCATCGTAAAAAGAATAGGTTGAATCAGGTGCGACCTCAACTTGATCTACAACAAAATAAATTTCTTCTTTTTGTTCTGCCGTGCTAGGCTGATTCTTCATAAAATAAGTAAACTGAAGAATTGCAACAATAACAACTACTGCAACAATGATAATACTCTTTTTCAATGGGTGTACATTTAATTTCGATAAAACTACAATTTAAATTTTTGATTTAGAAAAATAATACTTGTTATGCAGGCTTTTTTGTTTTTTTGTTGGGTGCTTTTTGGGGAAATGCTTTTTTGTTTTTTTGCTAGGTGCTTTTTGTGAGATGACAAATGCGACCCTTCGTATCCTCAGGGTGATTACTAGATGATCAGATAGGTATTAGTATTAATTGGAGTACTAAAATGACTTCACAAAAACTAAAAATACACTACACCCCCCTCCACTTTCGTTCTATTTTTTCTCTTTTTATCTTTATTGAGCTACTTTATAAAATATAAGCCACTGATTTTCAAATAAAAACAAAAACAAAACTAAGGCTTTGTTTGGGTGTTGTTTGGATATTGTTTGGTATCCTTGAGGTTTTATGCGGGTTGAGCACCATTTTACCGAAGGTGACTCGAACGAAACCCGAACAAACCCCTAACAAATGCTTTTTTGTGAGGTATCCCATGTGTTCATTTGTAACCTCGGGGTGACATCCGAACCGGAGAAATGTTTTTTTTTGAGGTATCCCATGTGTTCATCTGCAACCTCAGGGTGACATACGAATCGGAGAAATCTGCTGGGTAAAAAAAGAATTGTTCTTTTGAGTATCCACACCTAGTCCTAGACCCAGTCCAAACACCCAGTATGTCATGCTGACGAAGGAAGCATCGCATCTGTTGCTCAACGTCTGTTATACCAATCAGTATTACACCCCTTATAATAGAAGCACTGGATGTGATTTCTCTTATCACTTTTGAAGTATACGAAGTTTAACTACTTCAAATTGTAGCTGTCATAAAACGTGTATACACCCTTTGATTCTTTTCTATATATCTTAAAGTGATTGGTGTTAGATTCTTTTACTATCGAATCACCTATTTTTAAATCAATACTATCCAAAACTGTAATATTTATGGACAAACCATTTTCTAAATAATATTCTATTGTTCATTTTTGCCAATCATTACTAGCTATTATTTTTTCATTTAGAATGCTATCATAAAATTGTTTTTTATTATCTCGTCCTATCCAATAAAAATATAAAAATATTCCTATAAGGATCCCCAATGGATATAGTCGCCAAATATTTTTAATTTTCATACCACCTAAATAAAAATTAAATCTAACTATTTAAATCTAACATACTTATTTAAATTTGATTTTACTTCTTCTAAAGAACAAAGTAAATTCTTTGTTTCAATAACAATCGAGGTTCCATACATACTTCTATATCCAAATGCATTTATTTTTTTTATTCAATTTAAATACAACTTTTTCACTCATTATTTTATCTTTTATGCAAAATAAGATTTTGCTTCTATTAGAAGGGACGACCTTCTGTGTCAGGTGACAACTCAATGTGATTGTAAAGGATTCTTTTCTACTGTATAAATCAGGGGTTCTTTTTCAAAACCATCAAAATAAATATGTAAGCGCAAGCACGATGGACATTGTACACAAATTTTCATTTTAGCATAGACGTCTTCTACGTCAATTATATCATGATATTGATCGAAGTCAGTATCTTATATAAATAGATATTGATGAATTGAAGGTATACCACTTAGATTTATGTGTTCACCACAATTACATGTTATTTTAGGCATAATTTTCTTTTTTTACAATACTATAATTTGACCGAGTGAACTACCCTATTATTTTTAATCTACAAAAGGAAAATCTTCTTCCAGTTTTATACTATGTTCTCTATGTTTTTCAACATAGTCTAAAAGTAGTTGAAAATTACTTAGTTTGCCACTATATTTATTATTAATAGAATAATAACCAAAATCATCAATACAGATTATTTTATCTTCCAATTCAATTCGATACCGAACATCCATCCCATAATTTACACCTACCCTTTCATCTACTTCAGTGCCGTACAATAATTCATCTATGAAATTTTTATCCTCTATTTTAAAATAAGAACTTAAAGACCCTAAGCTGTCCATAAAGTTATTACAACTAACTGCCATTTCTGTATTAACCATATATCGAACAAAATATATCGTACCGTAATCTTCTTGAAACTGTGCAGTTTCCTCTTCAGTATTCTTATTTTTACACCCCAATACACAGAGGAGTAAAATACCAAAAACTATTATTTTTTTCATTATCCTATTTTTTTAAATCATTATACTGTGATCTACTCTAGAGAAATGCTTTTTTGTTTTTGTGCTAGGTGCTTTTTTGTGAGGTGACAAATGCGACCCTTCGTTACCTCAAGACATACGAATCGGAGAAATCTGCTGGGCAAAAAAAGAATTATTCTTTACTCTATTTTTCCTCCCAAATTTCATTAAACTCTGCTTCCGTTATAAAATCAACTTCTTTTAGCTCCAATTCTTCAAGCGATTGATCGTACAACATAGCATCTCCTATCATTGGACTATTCAAAGTAAGCAATACTTTAGATGTAGGAGTTATTTCCACTTGTCTTACTGCTTTATCATCTTGAAAATGCAAATAAAACAATACACTTTCTTCGTCCCAGTACTTCTTTATATAAATTTCTTTCATACTAAATTTAGTTAACCATATCATCTACTACTATCTTCTTCTTTTATAATTTATGCGTACGGACTGTAAATCCATGCAATAAGGGGGCTAATACTTCATATTAAACCATTGTCTTTTGCAATCAAAAAAATTAAAATTAAACCAAAAATTACTCCCATAATAAAAGATTTAAGAGTAAATAAATTACTATAAAGCGTTCTATTTTTATCCCAAAAATCTTTTTTCATTATTGTGTAAATAACTGTATAAACACATAACAACAATAATATATATACTAAAACTCTACTTATCATATCCAGGATAAAATGATCTACCTAAATTACTTCTACCATAATCTATGGATTTATCTGATTCCATCATAAGCGTATCTATCATAGGCCCCTCTATATTATTTAATGGTACTTTTTTCAGAAAGTAATGGTAAATATTCCATTGAATCTATAACCAAAAAATTCTTATTATTCCAATCTGTAAAAATAAAATCTTTACATGTTTTTTTTATTTTTCCTATTTGTACTATGTCAACGTCTTCACTACTCCATTCCAATGCTATATTAAGCAAACTATATTTAATTTTCACCAAACTATACAAGACACCAGAATTATTCTCCTTCTGATATTTTGTATCTAATATTTTATCATAACTAAGATTATTTGAGGAAACATACGTTATTAATCGACTTAGAGTATCTTTTTTAAGAAGATATGATTCTAAAGAAGTTGTTACATCATAATTATATAAAGGAATTACTTCTATTTGCTTCCTATCTTCAAAACGATAATAATTCAATAAGGCATAACCATCAAATTCTATTATTTTCTTATTCTGACACCCAAAAATTATAAATAAAAATGATATTAAAACTCCTCCAATTAATATTGTGTTTTTCATAGCTATTAATTTGCTTGATTTGATCTTTCGTGATAACTCGAACTAGATTTATTTCCATTAAAATTAGACTTTTTTATATTAGTTTTGGTGTTCGATGAATCTCTATTAAGTGAAGTTGTTATTTGTAAAATTGTGAGATTTATCGATTAAAGGGAAAATATACTATTTAGAAAATTCAGCGTTTCAATTTCTCCATTACATCCAAAAAACAAAAGCCAGTATTATCATTAATAATCTCATGAGCTATTACGTTTTTAAACTTAAACTAATCATCAACTTCTTTGGCTCCCATCTACTCTATATCATAATTGGCATAATACTTATAATTTCCCAATGAATCTTTCCTGTATATTGTAAATTTAAAAGTATTGCTCTTTTTTGCAACCGAATCTCCTATTACTAAAGCATGTTTATTAAGAAGTGTAATTACTCTACCATTTTTTGTATGATAGTCGTAGCTTCGTCCTCCTGTCCAATTACTTTTTTTATTCACTATAGATGAATTAAGCGCATCTTCTTTGAACCTTTCTCGCTCTAAGCTACTCTTCCTTTCAAATAAAAATATAATTCCTATAATTAATACTATTGGAAATAATTTCCAACTACTTTTAGCTCTCATATGATGAAATTTCAAAACGATATAACTATGCTTCTTTAATTAACTCGAATGGTTTTGACTATATCTAAATAACGATGAAAGTTCTTTTCTTTTACATTAAACAAAACTATTTCATATTTACCATTGGTATAAATCTTATTTACTCGTTTTAAATTTAATGTATTTAGTCTATTATCATTATATTTCATTTCAGACCAATAATCATACATATAACTAAATATCTTTTCTTCTTCCAAGTCAACTACTTGCCATACTCCCTCATTCTTATCTTCTTCTTTGAATGGAATATATACTAAAATAATTTGATTATAATCATATTCAAAATAATATCGATTATTAATTAGCATCCAATTATTCAGATTCTTTGGAAGATCAATTTCAAAATGGGAATTACTAAATATTTGATCATCAGCTCTACCATTTATCTTACTGTAATACTTAAAATGGTTCTGTTTACAATTAAATTGAAATGACATATGGTCATTTTCAAAAGAATTATTTTTACTATCAATATAACTCTTACATGAAATAAAATTAATTATTATCAATAGGATTATTATATAACTTATTCGCATTGATTCATTTTAACTGTTAGTTTAATACTAAAGAAATCCATAAACAAAATTTCTCCCTCCTACCTATATATTGTGCCGGTGTTACTTTTTGCACAACCCAAAGTTAGATGTCTTTGTTCAATACAACATCAATTACAGAAATACAAACCTCTAACATTTTGTGTTGTAAATAGCTCCCATATTCTGTTTTCAGTTCTAAGCATCTAAGATATCCAACTTAAAAGGTTGGGATGGCGTATTAAATTCTATTCTTCCCAAATTAGTCTATATTTTTCAGGATACTTCTGCCTTTTTTCAAAATAGTATTGCTTTGTTTTTACATCCTCAAGTAATTTA
The window above is part of the Myroides odoratus DSM 2801 genome. Proteins encoded here:
- a CDS encoding MFS transporter; protein product: MEATSTVPFSRYEKFVIFILAITQFTVILDFMVMAPLGDLLLKSLAMDTQDFGIAVSAYAFSAGASGLLTAGFADKFDRKKLLLFFYIGFIVGTLFCGLAYSYETLVAARIFTGLFGGVIGSISMAIITDIFSLQQRGRVMGFIQMGFGASQVLGIPIGLYIANKWVWEAPFFLIVVLSILIALLIGFYLRPVNAHLALQQDHKPLTHLWNTLKNKEYRIGFVATTFLSVGGFMMMPFGTIFAVNNLGVHPDQLPLLFMVSGVTSLVFMPFIGKLSDRMNKYLLFSIASIWLMLVCVVYTNMAQIPLWLVMVINIFMMFGIMSRMVPSSALTSAVPEGKDRGAFMSINASIQQIAGGIAAAIAGLIVYQDHKNSPLMNYDIVGYVVVGVSCLSIVLMYRVNQLIKTKR
- a CDS encoding helix-turn-helix domain-containing protein, with protein sequence MSIPEPKIYEALRIYDEDTIFETAASGRPYRPKRSSILFVLKGRIRMKEQINEIEIVGYSFLLINTKYVYEILAIDPHTELRLLGYDRAFVENSTFQLNKVKVYKDLKNQLKRIFTISAPEFAVFWENLTLMDYYTQHFQTTTYAEQIIQSYFNILLYHLVGIVAPLHEEQLAHLSRQQKLAYDFVNLVSDHYLQAKNVQFYADALSISIRYLSAVVKEVAQRTPNQIISEFIVNEAKAQLTDSSISLKEIAAKLHFSDQYAFTHFFKKHQNMSPTQYRALVNKSK